From Anaerolineae bacterium:
AAGGTAGAGCCGACCGGGCCCGGCCTCGGTTGGCATGGTGCCACAGAAGACCCGGCCGACCGGGTCGGCGATGACATCGTTGAAGCGGCTCTCACGCTCCGCTGGGATCTCCTCAATCACCGGGATGAAGAAGCCGCCTCGCCACAGCTTCACCGTACCGCGAGCCATGAACAGGAGGAGAGACCCATCCTGCTGGATGGTGAAGCCGCCCACGACATCGCCCTCGTAGATACGTTGGTGCTCACCCGTCGCCGGATCATACGAGTAGAGGTGGCCTCGGGGTATGTCCGTCCAGTACACCTTCCGCGTCATGGGGTGCCAAAGTGGGTTCTCACCGCACACGCAGCGGGTGTCCGCGACCATCTCGGGTTGCACAGCTTACCTCCTCGTCTATCTTCTGGCTGGCATCTGCCTAGGCTGGGATGGCGCCTATTATGCCACGAGTGCTCAGCCGCGGACAGGGAGGGGCCGGGCGCTTCCCTCCGCTCCCTGACTCCGCGTCGCTCCCAAGCTTCGGCCTCCGTGGGGCAACCGCCTTCGGTTGATGCCCGGCAGGGCTGGTGCTAGCATCCGGTCACTTCCCGGTCGCCCCTGGGCGACCGCCGTCGCGAGGGTGAGAGTGAGTGAGCTGAACCGACTCCGCTTCGGCCAGCCTGAGGCCCCGGCCGCCTGGCGCCCGTTCCGGGCAGGACCGCTGTCCCTCTACTTCGACCCCACCTCCGGGGACATCCGTCATCTGCGGCTGGGCGACCGCGAGGTGCTGCGCCGGGTGTACGTGGCTGTGCGCGACCGCCACTGGGGCACCATCCTTCCCACGGTCACCGGTATGCACGTTGAAGAGGGAGAGAGCATGTTCTCCCTTCGCTTCCTGGCGGTGCACCATCGGGACGACATCACCTTCGCCTGGGCCGGCGAGGTTTCTGGCGACAACAACGGCCGAGTCACCTACAGCATGGCGGGCCACGCCCGGGCTTCGTTCTTAAGCAATCGCACCGGCATTTGCGTCCTGCACCCGGCCCACGAGTGCGCCGGGCTGCCCTGCACGGTGCAGCACACCGACGGCTCCATCGAGGAAGGTCACTTCCCCCTCTACATCGCCCCGCACCAGCCGTTCAAGGACATCCGCCGCCTTACTTACCCCATCTCTCAAGATCTGCGCGCCTCCGTCGCCTTCGAGGGGGATGTGTTCGAGATGGAAGACCAGCGCAACTGGACGGACGCCTCCTTCAAGACCTACTCGACCCCCTTGGACCAGCCCATCCCCAAGATCATCCCCGCTGGCGTGCAGGTGGCCCAGTCGGTGACCCTGACGCTGGAGGGACCTACCCTAGAGCGCGAGTCGCCTCCCTCCCGGCGATACTTCAGCACCCCGTCACCCCCGCGTCTCACCTGCACTGTCGGCGCCGAGCCGCTCGGGCCCCTGCCTCGGGTCGGACTGGGGATCGCCCCGGATCCCGAGGCACACGGAGGGCCCCAGCGGTCGCGTTTGAAGTTCCTTCGGCCCTCTTACCTCCGCTGGGAACTGGATCTGGGTCGCGAGTGGGAGGAGGATCTCTGGCACGCGGCCGGACTGGCTCAGAGCGCCGGTGCCCCTCTCGAGCTGGCCATCTTCCCGGGGCCGGAGCCGGAGGACCAAGTGGCGGGGCTGGCTGAGGTGCTCCCCAGCCTGAGCGCACCGGTGGATCACCTCCTCCTCTACGACGAGGACGACCTTCGCACCTCTCTGGAAGATATCCGTGACCGGCTGTCCCGAGCCCTGCCGAAGGCCAAGCTGGGAGGGGGAACCTATCGCTACTTCACCGAGCTCAACCGGGCTCGTCCCTCTCTCTCCTGGGCACATCTGGCCTGCTACTCGCTCAACCCGCAGGTTCACGCCTTCGACCATGCCTCCCTAGTGGAGACGCTGCCCATGCATGCCTGGACGGTGAGCTGCGCCCGGAGGCTGTACCCGGGCACGCCCATCGCCGTCTCTCCGATAACGCTGACCCCGCGCCCGAGGCCCACCCAGGATGGCGATGCCCCGCCGCGGCCCGGCGCCGACCCTCGCCAGACTTCCCTCTTCACCGCCGCCTGGACCGTGGGCAGCCTCAAGTACCTGACCCAGGCCGGGGTGCGTAGCGTCACCTATTACGAGACCGCCGGCCCCGCCGGAGTGATGGCGAGCGGCGAGCCCGGGCCCGTCTATCCCGTGTACCACGTCCTGGCCGACGTGCTGGAGCACCCCGAGGCGCTGGTACTGCCTACCTTCTCCGGCGATCCCCTGAGGGTCGAGGCCCTGGCCCTCCGGTGGAGCCACTGCGCCCGAGTGCTGGTGGCCAACCTGACCCTCCAGCCGCTCGAGGTGGGGATAAGCGGACTGGGCCAGGCGGCCTGGGTCAGACATCTGGACGAGACCACCGCCGAGCAGGCCCTGTCCCGGCCGGAAGAGTGGCGTCAGGCGCCCTGGGCGGAGCGGGCCGCGCCCGGAGGGGCTCTGACGCTGTCGTTGCTTCCCTGCGCGGTGGCCACCGTGGACACCTGGTAGCGGGCCAACGGAGGAGGTCGAGTCCCATGGGCGAACTGCGCTTCGCCGTCTTCGGTGCCGGGTTCTGGGCTCCCTACCAGCTGGCCGCCTGGGGTGAGCTGAAGGGCGCCCGCTGCGTCGCCCTCTACAACCGCACCCGGGAGCGGGCGGAGGCGCTAGCTCGACGGGCCGGCATCCCCGCCGTCTACGACGACGCCGAGGAGCTCATCCGTCGGGAGCGGCCCGACTTCCTGGACGTCGTTACCAGTGTGGAGACCCACGCTCCCTTCGTGCGCCTGGCGGCCGAACACGGCCTCCCCGTCATCTGCCAGAAGCCGATGGCCACCACCCTGGCCGAGGCGGAGGAGATGGTAGCCGTCTGCCAGCGCGCGGGGGTGCCCTTGTTCGTGCACGAGAACTGGCGCTGGCAGGAGCCTCTGCGGCGCCTGAAGCAAGCCCTGGACGAGGGCCGCATCGGCCGTCCCTTCCGCGCCCGCATCGAGTACAACTCCAGTTTCCCCGTCTTCGACAATCAGCCCTTCCTCAAAGAGCTGGAGCAGTTCATACTTACCGACATGGGCAGTCACATTCTGGACGTGGGCCGGTTCCTGCTGGGCGAAGTAGAGCGGCTCTACTGCCAGACGCATCGGGTGCACCCCGACATCGCCGGAGAGGACGTGGCCACCGTCATGATGCGCACCCGCGCCGGCGCCACCCTCACCTGCGAGATCAGCTACGCCAGCCGCACCGAGAAGGAGCGCTTCCCCCAGACCTTCGTCTTAGTGGAGGGCGAGGAAGGCTCGCTGGAGCTGGCCCCCGACTACTGGGTCCGCCTGACCACTGCCGAGGGGGTGTTCTCCCGCCGGTGGCCCCCTCCCGTCTACCCCTGGTCCGATCCCGCCTACGCCCTGGTACACTCCAGCATCGTTTCCTGCAATGCCGACATCCTGAGGGCTCTGCGAGGCGAGGGCCGGGCGGAGACTACCGGCGAGGACAACCTGCAGACGGTACGACTGGTCTTCGCCGCCTACGAGTCGGCGGCGACGGGCCGGGCCGTGGTCCTGCCCGGCTGACAGCCTGGCCCTCCGGGAGCTACTGGCCCAAGAAGGATCCTCCCGCCCATCAGAAGCATAGGCGGGAGGATGACCGACCGGGTTGGCCGGCTGCGGGCCCGCGGCCCGTCGCCGGCAGGTGTCTTCAGTGCCAGCGGGTGGCGCTTTCGTGGCTCTCGAGCATCACAGCAGGCGCTTCTCCCCCTCCAGCTGGCGGATGCGGGTGACGTCCTGCATCACTTCGAGGCAGCCTAGATACTCACCTTGCCGGTCGCGCACGGGGAAGTAGCGGATGTAGATGAACCTGCCCCCGATCTCGATCCAGAACTCGGCCGAGTCGCGCTTGCCCTGGCGGAAGTCGCTCAGTATCTGGTTGACCACGTGCAGGCTCTTCTGGGGATGGCATCGCTGCACCGTGCGGCCCAGCACGGCCCTGGTCCGGGGGAAGATCCGCTCGGCGATGTCGTTGAAGTAGCGCACCCGGTCGTCCTTATCCACGAAGGTCACGTCCAGGGGCAAAGCATCGAGCACCGCCTCCAGCGCCTCCACCGACAGCGTCCCGGTGCGGAAGCGCACCATCCCTTCGGGGCCGGCGCCCACCTCCAGGGCCTCGCGGCGCCCCTCCGCCGGAGGCATGGCGGGGGTGAAGGAAGCGTAGCCGAGATCGTCGAACTCCGCCCTCACTTCGGGCCATTCCTCCTCGGTGATCACCCGCAAGGAGGCCGGATAGAGGATGTTGTTCTCCTTGAAGAAGTGGCTGGCCAGCGTCTCCGCCAGGGTCACGGCGGCGGCCGCCAGTTGTTCAGCGAAGTCAGCGACCGGCATCTCCTGATGGCGCCCCAAGACGCCCAGCACTCCCTTCTTGATCTCCCGAATCTGGTCGTGCTCCATCCACATGATGGCCGGCGGCTGAGTGATGCCATGCTTCTCCAGGTAGGGGAAGAGGACGTTCTCCTCCCGCACGTAGTGGCTCTCGGCGCTGCGCATCTCCTCGGCGGCCTTCTCCAGCCGCTCCTCCGCTTCGCGGCCGATGTAATCCACTTCCTTCAGTTCCTGGGCCAGCTCCGCCAGTTCCTGGGCCTGAGCCAGCATGATGCGGTGCTCTTCCATCAGGGTGTGGATGGGGTGCCCGGGCGGGGCCAGGGTTTCGCCCGCCGCCAGGGACTCGCGGAACACGGCCAGGTGCACATCGCACAGGCGGTGCACCTCCTCGCGGGGCATTCCCTCTTCGATCAGCTCCTGCTCTATCTGGGCGATCTCAGTGGCAGACACCCCGTGCAGGACCTGGCCGAAGCGGCGGGTCATCTCTTCCGCCGTAGCCCCGGAGTGGAGGCGCCTGATCACCTCCTTTATCACTTCCTTGCGGCTTTCCTTGTCGCTAACCGGTTGCTGCATCCTCTGTCATCCTCTCCCAATGCGGTTGTGGGGACGGACCACCGTGTCCGCCCGCCCAGGGCAGGCACGGTGGCCTGCCCCTACCATAGATGGCAGATGGTCCCTCGTGGAAACGGACTACCGTGTCCGCCCGCCCAGGGCAGGCACGGTGGCCTGCCCCTACCACGGACGGTTGCCGCTCACGCCCGGATCATGGTGAGCATCATCTTGAAGCGACGCGGTGCCTTGACTGCATGGGGCTCATCGGCGGGCATGATGATAACCTGCCCCTCCCGCACCGAATGCGACCGCCCAGAAATGATGATCTCCGCCTCTCCCTCTATCACGTGCACCAGGGCATCGAATGGGGTGGTGTGTTCGCTCAGCTCCTGCCCGGCGTCGAACGCGAACAGCGTGACCGATCCCGCCGGAGCGCGCAGCACGATCCTGCTCACGATGGCGCCCTCCTGGTAGGCAACCAGCCCCGACAGGTCACTCACCTCCCCTCGTAACTCGTCTTGACCACTGTGTTGTGACATTCCACTTCTCCCCAAGGTAACTGCCGCCAAACCGGCGGGCGAAATTCTACCTTAGCGGTCGAGGATGGCAACTCAGGCGGATGGTGGCACGCCTATCAAGGCCCGCCGGGACGAGGAGCTAGCTGGAGAACCCAACGGCAATCAGCGCAGTGTCGGGTGATCAGCGTTCGATCCCCGAAGGCCCTCCAAGGGGGAAATACGCGCGGAATGTGCTGCCTCTGCCCACCTCGCTCTCCACCTCCACCCGGCCACCGTGCGCCGCCACGATTGACCTCACGATGTACAAGCCCAGTCCGGTCCCGCCTGCCGAGGCCTGGTTCGCGTTGCGGCCACGGCGGAAGCGCTCAAATATGATGGGCAGATCCTCCGGAGGGATGCCTACACCGGTGTCAACCACCTCCAGCACCAGATAGCCCGCATCTTCGGCTCGCAGCGATACCTGGACTGTCCCTCCCGCCGGAGTGAACTGGATGGCGTTGTTGACCAGGTTCTCCAGCACCTGCTGCAGCCGGCGGGCGTCTGCCCTCACTCGGGGCAGGGCGGCAGCTATGACGGAGTGGAGCGCCAGGCCCGCCTCTTCGGCCTTGGGCCGCAGGACTTCTATCGTCCGCTCCACCAGCACGTCGGGCTCGACCTCGGCCAACTCGAGCCGAAACTGATCCGCCTCTATCCGGGACACGTCCAGGATATCGTCCACCAGCCATTTGAGCCGCTGGCTGCTATCGTAGATGACTTGAAGGAACTCGCGCTGGGTGGGGGTGAGCTCCGCCGGGTCCGAGTCCAGCAGGACCTCGGCGTAGCCCATGATGGAAGAGAGAGGGGAGCGCAGCTCATGAGACACGTTGGCCACGAAGCTGGACTTCATCTGGTCCAGCGCCACCCTGTCAGACACGTCTCGCACCACGGCCACGTAACCCGTGCCTTCGCCTACCTCCTGCTCGAGGGGCACCACGGTCAAGTCGGTGGGGAAGACCTCCCCGCTCTTGCGCCTCATGGGAAGCTCGCTCAGGAAGAGGAATCCCTTCTCCCTGAGGCCCGACACCAGCGCCGCGTTGAACGATTCGTGCGTCTCTGGGCTGCCATGAAGTATGGTGGTGCTCTGCCCCACCATCTCCACCTCGGTGTAGCCGAAGATCTCCGACGCGGCCGGGTTGCACTGTTGTATGGTCATGTCGGCGTCCACCACGAACACCGCATCGCGCATGCTGTGGAACATGCGCTCGAACAGCCGACGCGACGCCACAAGCGATTCCTCGACCAGCTTGCGGTGGGTGATGTCGTAGAAGTGCTCGATCCGGCCCCCGGCGTACGGGCCGGCCCCGATCCGGGCGGCGCCACGCTCCAGCCAGCGGTCCTCCCGACCTTTGCCGGGCAGCACGTGGCACTCGAACGTCTCAGCCCCGGAGTTCTGGGCGTCTCCACCCAGAACGCGCCTGGCGAATCCATCTGGGTCTTCGAAGATAGGCTTGAGCCGCTGCTCCACCAGCACGCGGTAGTTCTGCCCTATGGCGGCGTCCCGCGGCAGAGCGAAGGCCCTCTCCAGCGCCTTGTTCATGCAGACGACGCGGAGCTCCGCATCTAGGACGATGATGCCGACGGCACAGCCGTCCAACAGCTCCGCGGCGAAAGCACGCAAGCCCGACTCGTCCACGTCAGTGCGCCCGGGCCTCCCCTCGGGGCGGCCCGATTCGGAGGGTCCCCGCGACGCTAGAGGCAGCGGACCTCCATTGGCCGCCAAAGACGAACCAGCGCCGCGATCACCCTGCAGGCCCTCGCGGTTGGCTTCGTCCGGCATAGTCGCGCCTCGCGTGCGGTGAGGTCCGCGGTCAGTCCCATCGTCTCCGGCCAGGTCCCACGCCGCCGCTCTTGCCGGAGGTACCGACCGACACCAGCACATTTATGCCACAAGTGATGGCGGCCAGTAAAGGCCAGCAACCCTTCGCGGGGCTTTCCGGCCGCCCTGCGCGCTCAAGGGAGATCGCGAGGCTGCGCTCGCGGGGCGACGGCAAGAGGGTTCGGTTCGAGCAGTCGCTCCCCGCAGCCTTCCTGGCCCCCGGTTCTCCCGGGCGCGACGTGGCCGGTCGACACCGAGGCGGAGGGACACTCGCCCAGCCGACCCGTTCCGGGCTCAGTGTGTTGGGGGGCGCGTTCCCGCCGCACGAAGAAGCGCCACTTCCTGTCCAGGGGAGCGAACATGCCGAAGCCATCCCCCACTGTCTCCGAAGCTCCCAGGAACAGCACCCCTTCGGGAACGAGACCGAAGTAGAACCGCTCCAGCAGGCGGCGTTGTGCCTCAGCATCTAGGTAGATCAGCAGGTTGCGGCAGCTGATTAGGTCCATTCGACCCAGGGGAGGGTCCTGCAACGCGTTGTGCACCGCGAAGGCCACCGTCTCTCGGATCGCCTGCCCAATCCTGAAGCCGCTGCCTTGACGATGGAAGAAGCGGGCCAGGCGCTCGGGCGACACGTCCACCGAGATGTTCCTGGGGTACACCCCGGCGCGGGCCGTGTCTATAGCCTGCGGGTCCAGGTCGGTGGCGAAGATGCGGCATTGGACGTCCCGGCCCGTCCGGGCCAGGTACTCTCGGATCACTATGGCGATGGAGTAGGGCTCCTCACCGCTGGAGCACGCCGGCACCCACACTCGCAGGGCGTCGTCGCGCCCTTTTCCTTCCAGGAGATGGGGCAGCACCCTATCGGACAAGACCCGAAACGCCTCCGCGTCTCGAAAGAAGCTGGTGACGTTGATGAGCAGCTCGCGGAACAGGGCCTGGCCCTCTTGCGGGTCCTCCCTAGCCCGGCGCACGTACTCCGGTATGGAGGCGATCCCCCTGACGATCATGCGCCGCTGCACGCGACGCACGATAGTGGTCTGCTTGTAGTAAGAGAAATCCACGCCCGTCTGGGCGCGCATGAGGGCCAGAAGGCTTCGCAGGGGCTCCATCGCCCCGGGCGAAGCCAGGGCCGGCAGCGTGCGCCCTTCGGCGCTCACGTACTCCATGATCCGGCGCGGCATCTCGTGCACCGGAAGGACGAGGTCTGCCAGCCCGGTAGCGATGGCGCTGGTGGGCATCCCGTCATAGGCAGCCGTGGTTGGGTCCTGGACCACCACTAGGCCGCCCTCACCCTTTATGGCTCGGATGCCGAGGGTACCATCGGTGCCCGAGCCGGACAGGATGACTCCGATGGCCTCTTCATGGCGAGCAGCCGCCAGGGAACGGAGGAACAGATCTACGGTGTTGTGGAGGGATGGCCGTCCGTCCGGGGCCGATAGGTTTAGAACGCCATCAGTGATGCTCAGGTAGCAGCCGGGCGGGATCACATACGCCCGGTCGGGGACCACCGGCATCCCGTCGATTGCCTCCACCACAGGCACGCCGGATGAGCGAGCCAGCAGCTCGACCAGGGCAATGGGATGGGTGGGGGACATATGCTGCACCACCACGTAGGCCATGCCCGAGTTGACAGGGACGTGGGCGAAGAACTCTTCCAGTGCCTCCAGCCCGCCGGCCGAGGCCCCGATGCCCACCACCGGCACCTGACGGCAAACGCCGCGATCCTGGAGGCTGGAGGCTCCCTCGCCGGCAGGCGTCAAGCCGACCCCTTGGGGCCCAGTTGCCTCCGCAACTCCCTTCCGCCGGCTGCTGTCCGAGCTAGGCTCGATCCTCGGGCACTGATGCCTGTCAGGCACACTAACACTCTCCTCATGGCGGGTTGTCATGCAGAGGGGCCCAGGATCAGGGGCAAGCCACACGATGGAGGACAGAGCGACTTCCTCGCTTTCCACCCCTACCACCCACAACCGGTAACCTACAACCTATTGAGAACGGCCAGCTCGCGAGACCTCAAACACACAATGGTGGGCGCCCGAGTGGCAGCAGGCGATGGGACGGACTCTGAGACTCCGACCCGACACCAGTTCCAGGGCGCCACGCAGGGCGCCCACCACCACCTCGCAGGCGTGGCGGGAGCCGTCTGCAGCCCAGCAAGCAGGCTGCCGAAGGCTCACGAGCAACATGTCGCCGCTATCCTGGAGCAGGATCAGCCGGCGATCCCTCACCGCGGTGCTCTTGGCGAAAGCATCCAGGGCGATGCCAAGGAGCTGCTTGCCAGTGATGCGCCCGCCCTGCTCCGCCAGGCCCACGGCGTGCACCACTCCTCGCCGGACGTTGGCCTTGCCCAGCTCCCGCAACACCGCCACCGCGCCCCGCTCGTCGTAGTAGTCGCGCAGGCCCTGGAGGAGGGCCAGGTAGTCGGAAGCCTTCACCTCGAGGCGCATGTTGTTGGGCGGCAGGCCACGGAAGTAGTGCTCGATGCCCGCCAGGTTCAGGATGCCTCGCAACGCCTCCCTGCCGAGTTGACGCTCCAGGAACTGGAGCATGTCCCTCATCACGGAGTTGGGCATGAAGCCGTCGCTGGGCTCCCTGCTTTCGGCCGCACTTACGTAGCCGATCAAGGCCCGCCGCCTCGATTCGTAGTCCCCTAGTCCGGGGCGTGAACGTAGACCACTTTGACCGGTTCGGGGCCCGTGCGCCGGGTGGCGTGCGGCACGGCCCGCCCGACGTAGAACGCCCGACCGGGGTAGATCTCATACTCCTGGTCGCCGACGCGGATGACGCCCCGCCCCGACACGCAGTAAACCGCTTCCTGGTCATCGTGCCTCTGCAGCTCCCCGAACTCGGTGGAAGTGTACTCCGCCACTCCCAACGAGAGCCCAGCATGGGCCGGGGTGTCACCCGGGCGAATCAGATCGGCGGAGCGGCGGTCGGGATGCTGCAGCCAGGTGACCTCATTCTCATCCACAACTACTTTCACGTCAACACCTCCGGATAGGTTGGACTGCCACGGCCTCTCAGGCGGTGCCTTCACGCCCCCGCGCCTGGGGGCGCGGACTCCTCGTGGTGACTAGACCCCACCGAGGAGGGCGCACCCCCAGGTGCGCCGCCCCCCACCACCGCACTCGCTCCCCTGCCGATGACCAGACCCCACCGTGGACTGCGCACCCCCAGGTGCGCTGCCCCCCGCCACCGCACTCGGTCCCCCGACGGGTGACTAGACCCCACCGAGGACTGCGCACCCCCAGGTGCGCTGCCCACCACCACACTCGGTCCCCCGCCGGTGACCAGACCCCACCGAGGAGTGCGCACCCCCAGGTGCGCCACGCCCCGCCACCGCACGTCCTCCCCGCCTGAGGGCGCCGACGCCTCGTGGCCAGTCGCCTCCGTTACCGCCTAGGCCGCCACAGCGCCACCGATCCGCCCTGAGCTGGAAGCAACAAGGACAGATCAGCGTTGATCTGCGCAGTATCAGCGTCATCAGCGTTCCATCCCCATCCGTCTCAACACGAACACACCATTCTTGAACCGGGGGATGTGCAGACCCCGTCGCGGCTGCCAGCCCGGCAACTCGTTCCCCAGAACCTCCAGCCAGGCGGCAGCGCTCAGCTTGGTGCGATGGGTAGGATCCCGATGAATGACGTCGCGGTCCTCGAGGACGGTGATCTCGTGGAATATCCCCTTCCGGGCCACGCGAGCGCACTCCCGCAGCGCCCCTGCCACCTCTCCCGGTTCCAGGTGCTCCAGCACGTTCACGCTCACCACCACGTCGAACGACCGGTCGGCGAACGGCAGGCTCACCAGGCTCCCCTGCACGAAGCAGCGTCGCACCGAATCCGGCGCCTGAGTGATGGCATACCGGCTCAACTCCAAGCCCAAGGCGGCCCGTCCCCAGGATCGCAGCCGCTCCACCAGGAGGCCCATTCCCCCGCCCGCGTCCAGGACCGAGGCCGGCCGGAAGCACAGCTCGACGTAGGCTGCCCGCCAGAAGTTGGCCACCCGAAA
This genomic window contains:
- a CDS encoding Gfo/Idh/MocA family oxidoreductase translates to MGELRFAVFGAGFWAPYQLAAWGELKGARCVALYNRTRERAEALARRAGIPAVYDDAEELIRRERPDFLDVVTSVETHAPFVRLAAEHGLPVICQKPMATTLAEAEEMVAVCQRAGVPLFVHENWRWQEPLRRLKQALDEGRIGRPFRARIEYNSSFPVFDNQPFLKELEQFILTDMGSHILDVGRFLLGEVERLYCQTHRVHPDIAGEDVATVMMRTRAGATLTCEISYASRTEKERFPQTFVLVEGEEGSLELAPDYWVRLTTAEGVFSRRWPPPVYPWSDPAYALVHSSIVSCNADILRALRGEGRAETTGEDNLQTVRLVFAAYESAATGRAVVLPG
- a CDS encoding DUF438 domain-containing protein, with protein sequence MQQPVSDKESRKEVIKEVIRRLHSGATAEEMTRRFGQVLHGVSATEIAQIEQELIEEGMPREEVHRLCDVHLAVFRESLAAGETLAPPGHPIHTLMEEHRIMLAQAQELAELAQELKEVDYIGREAEERLEKAAEEMRSAESHYVREENVLFPYLEKHGITQPPAIMWMEHDQIREIKKGVLGVLGRHQEMPVADFAEQLAAAAVTLAETLASHFFKENNILYPASLRVITEEEWPEVRAEFDDLGYASFTPAMPPAEGRREALEVGAGPEGMVRFRTGTLSVEALEAVLDALPLDVTFVDKDDRVRYFNDIAERIFPRTRAVLGRTVQRCHPQKSLHVVNQILSDFRQGKRDSAEFWIEIGGRFIYIRYFPVRDRQGEYLGCLEVMQDVTRIRQLEGEKRLL
- a CDS encoding cupin domain-containing protein, giving the protein MSQHSGQDELRGEVSDLSGLVAYQEGAIVSRIVLRAPAGSVTLFAFDAGQELSEHTTPFDALVHVIEGEAEIIISGRSHSVREGQVIIMPADEPHAVKAPRRFKMMLTMIRA
- a CDS encoding PAS domain S-box protein, whose translation is MPDEANREGLQGDRGAGSSLAANGGPLPLASRGPSESGRPEGRPGRTDVDESGLRAFAAELLDGCAVGIIVLDAELRVVCMNKALERAFALPRDAAIGQNYRVLVEQRLKPIFEDPDGFARRVLGGDAQNSGAETFECHVLPGKGREDRWLERGAARIGAGPYAGGRIEHFYDITHRKLVEESLVASRRLFERMFHSMRDAVFVVDADMTIQQCNPAASEIFGYTEVEMVGQSTTILHGSPETHESFNAALVSGLREKGFLFLSELPMRRKSGEVFPTDLTVVPLEQEVGEGTGYVAVVRDVSDRVALDQMKSSFVANVSHELRSPLSSIMGYAEVLLDSDPAELTPTQREFLQVIYDSSQRLKWLVDDILDVSRIEADQFRLELAEVEPDVLVERTIEVLRPKAEEAGLALHSVIAAALPRVRADARRLQQVLENLVNNAIQFTPAGGTVQVSLRAEDAGYLVLEVVDTGVGIPPEDLPIIFERFRRGRNANQASAGGTGLGLYIVRSIVAAHGGRVEVESEVGRGSTFRAYFPLGGPSGIER
- a CDS encoding cupin domain-containing protein, with translation MKVVVDENEVTWLQHPDRRSADLIRPGDTPAHAGLSLGVAEYTSTEFGELQRHDDQEAVYCVSGRGVIRVGDQEYEIYPGRAFYVGRAVPHATRRTGPEPVKVVYVHAPD
- a CDS encoding class I SAM-dependent methyltransferase, with the protein product MSPAPPAGSLSASRVLYDESYYRDNRNNYRERLEFRVANFWRAAYVELCFRPASVLDAGGGMGLLVERLRSWGRAALGLELSRYAITQAPDSVRRCFVQGSLVSLPFADRSFDVVVSVNVLEHLEPGEVAGALRECARVARKGIFHEITVLEDRDVIHRDPTHRTKLSAAAWLEVLGNELPGWQPRRGLHIPRFKNGVFVLRRMGMER